In one window of Flavobacterium ginsengisoli DNA:
- a CDS encoding helix-turn-helix transcriptional regulator, giving the protein MKKDETKIRKLIFDQEGLELLARRLKEIRSEKGISQEELAYRSELTLSQIARIETVRINPTISTIFKIARTLDVPLQELFNFELQPSSNK; this is encoded by the coding sequence GTGAAAAAAGATGAAACTAAAATCAGAAAACTAATCTTCGACCAAGAAGGTTTAGAGTTGCTAGCAAGGCGACTTAAAGAAATACGCTCAGAAAAAGGTATTTCACAAGAAGAACTTGCCTATCGTTCCGAATTGACATTATCTCAAATTGCTAGAATTGAGACTGTTAGAATAAATCCTACTATCAGTACCATATTTAAAATAGCTCGTACTTTAGATGTGCCATTACAAGAGTTATTTAATTTCGAATTGCAACCATCTTCGAATAAATAA
- a CDS encoding helix-turn-helix domain-containing protein: MNNQILLNGITIEQLAEALKALMFEKAPEKSNAQNELLTRDEVCELLSFNKTSLWKHTKSGKLKSYGIGNRVYYKRHEVLEAVKPINS; encoded by the coding sequence ATGAATAATCAAATCTTATTAAACGGTATTACAATAGAACAACTAGCAGAAGCATTGAAAGCATTAATGTTTGAAAAAGCTCCAGAAAAATCGAATGCTCAAAATGAATTATTAACAAGAGATGAGGTATGTGAACTTCTTTCTTTTAATAAGACAAGTTTATGGAAACATACTAAAAGTGGAAAATTAAAAAGTTATGGTATAGGTAATCGTGTTTACTATAAGCGTCATGAGGTATTAGAAGCTGTTAAACCTATTAATTCATAA
- a CDS encoding AAA family ATPase, with the protein MYNEVEMCANSIDIAVKEEVLMQNENIGLFTIKSATKWMEEAKNKPVPKMLFGEFWFEGELCILFADTNLGKSILAVQIGNSISKNEAIVPFKLDSPKQPILYFDFELSIKQFENRYSKDYSEHYDFDDNFIRIEINSDAEVPDGQDFEDYLCDSLERSIISTNAKIIIIDNITFLKNGNESAKDALPLMKQLKALKSKHELSILVLGHTPKRDLSKPLSINDIAGSKMLSNFCDSAFAIGQSSSDSSLRYLKQLKQRNTEQIYDSENVCVCQISKPENFLEFEFINYAEERIHLKEFKKTDKDGLIEKVKELSSNGKTQREIAIELCISLGAVNKYLKK; encoded by the coding sequence ATGTATAACGAAGTGGAAATGTGTGCTAATTCAATTGATATTGCTGTGAAAGAAGAGGTATTAATGCAAAATGAAAATATTGGTTTATTCACCATTAAAAGCGCAACTAAGTGGATGGAAGAAGCCAAGAACAAACCAGTACCGAAAATGCTTTTTGGGGAGTTTTGGTTTGAGGGTGAATTATGTATTCTTTTTGCAGATACGAATTTAGGTAAATCTATTCTAGCTGTTCAGATTGGAAATAGTATAAGTAAAAATGAAGCCATAGTTCCTTTTAAATTAGATTCACCAAAACAGCCTATTTTATATTTTGATTTCGAACTCTCAATAAAGCAATTTGAAAATAGATATTCCAAAGACTATAGTGAACATTATGATTTTGATGACAATTTTATAAGAATAGAAATTAACAGTGATGCTGAGGTGCCAGATGGTCAAGATTTTGAAGATTATCTCTGTGATTCTTTAGAACGTTCAATTATTTCGACGAATGCAAAAATAATTATTATTGATAACATTACTTTTCTTAAAAATGGAAATGAGTCGGCTAAGGATGCATTGCCGTTAATGAAACAATTGAAGGCGCTAAAAAGCAAACATGAACTATCAATACTGGTTCTTGGACATACACCTAAAAGAGATTTGTCAAAACCTTTAAGTATTAATGACATTGCTGGAAGTAAAATGTTGAGTAATTTTTGTGACAGCGCATTTGCAATTGGACAGAGTTCTTCAGATTCAAGTTTGAGATATTTGAAACAATTAAAACAGCGAAATACAGAACAAATTTATGATTCAGAAAATGTCTGCGTTTGCCAAATTTCAAAGCCTGAAAATTTTCTGGAATTTGAGTTTATAAATTATGCAGAAGAAAGAATTCATCTAAAAGAGTTCAAGAAAACTGATAAAGATGGACTAATTGAGAAGGTTAAGGAGCTAAGTAGTAATGGTAAAACACAAAGAGAAATTGCGATAGAATTATGTATTTCTCTAGGAGCTGTGAACAAATATCTAAAAAAATAA